The following are from one region of the Rhizobacter sp. AJA081-3 genome:
- a CDS encoding response regulator transcription factor, with the protein MIRVLIADDHPVVRAGYQRLLEQAGDIRVVADANDGQEAYLAWVEHQPDVMVTDLSMPSGGMELIRRVCQRKADARLLVFSMHDGAMLVRRALEAGARGYIPKSSPPECLVDGVRALHAGRRYLAPELPAELLQRDPLDETERLATLSAREFEVFRRLALGESAAQCAQALNLSAKTVSNHQTAIKEKLGVATSAALVHLAIRHRVIESGPV; encoded by the coding sequence GTGATCCGCGTGCTGATCGCCGACGACCACCCGGTGGTGCGCGCCGGCTACCAGCGCTTGCTCGAGCAGGCCGGCGACATCCGTGTCGTGGCCGATGCGAACGATGGCCAGGAGGCCTACCTGGCCTGGGTCGAGCACCAACCCGACGTGATGGTCACCGATCTGTCCATGCCCTCAGGCGGCATGGAGCTGATCCGGCGCGTCTGTCAGCGCAAGGCCGATGCGCGCCTGCTTGTGTTCAGCATGCACGACGGCGCCATGCTGGTCAGGCGCGCGCTGGAAGCCGGCGCGCGCGGCTACATCCCGAAATCGAGCCCGCCGGAATGCCTGGTCGACGGTGTGCGCGCGCTGCATGCGGGCCGCCGCTACCTGGCGCCCGAGTTGCCCGCCGAACTGCTGCAGCGCGATCCGCTGGACGAGACCGAGCGACTGGCGACGCTGAGCGCGCGCGAGTTCGAGGTGTTCCGTCGCCTTGCTCTGGGCGAGTCGGCGGCGCAGTGCGCGCAGGCGCTCAACCTCAGCGCCAAGACGGTCTCGAACCACCAGACCGCCATCAAGGAAAAGCTCGGCGTGGCCACTTCGGCGGCGCTGGTGCACCTGGCGATCCGGCACCGCGTGATCGAGAGCGGGCCGGTCTGA
- a CDS encoding tripartite tricarboxylate transporter substrate binding protein codes for MAAIGTAHAAPTRASDAFPTRPVTLWVPWAAGGATDITMRLLAELAGRQLRQRVLVENRPGAGGTLAMPILQQAEPDGYTIAQLPQPILRVPFTQKVLWDPIRDVTPIIQISGVTFGVLVQAASGFRTLDDLFAFAKARPGELSIATNGVGTTPHMVLEELFTARGMKYIHVPYKGTSEQVLAVDTGQVMVGVNSTGFAPFVDSGRLRLLATFAAKRSPRWPSVPTLKELGYPIVAMSPYGLGGPRGMSAAVVSTLHEAFRKAMFDPAFVHEIGKYDQELNYLGPAEYGQWLREEYAKERIAVQRMGMARAPG; via the coding sequence TTCCCGACGCGTCCGGTCACGCTGTGGGTGCCGTGGGCGGCCGGCGGCGCGACCGACATCACCATGCGGCTGCTCGCCGAACTCGCCGGCCGCCAGCTGCGCCAGCGCGTGCTGGTCGAAAACCGGCCCGGCGCCGGTGGCACGCTGGCCATGCCGATCCTGCAGCAGGCCGAACCAGATGGGTACACCATCGCGCAGCTGCCGCAGCCGATACTGCGCGTGCCCTTCACGCAGAAGGTGCTGTGGGATCCGATCCGCGACGTCACGCCGATCATCCAGATCTCCGGCGTCACCTTCGGCGTGCTGGTGCAGGCCGCCAGCGGTTTTCGCACGCTCGACGACCTGTTCGCCTTCGCGAAGGCGCGGCCCGGCGAACTGAGCATCGCCACCAACGGCGTGGGCACCACGCCGCACATGGTGCTCGAGGAACTGTTCACCGCGCGCGGCATGAAGTACATCCACGTGCCCTACAAGGGCACCTCGGAGCAGGTGCTGGCGGTGGACACCGGGCAGGTGATGGTGGGCGTCAATTCCACCGGCTTCGCGCCCTTCGTCGATTCGGGGCGGCTGCGGCTGCTGGCCACTTTCGCGGCCAAGCGTTCGCCACGCTGGCCGAGCGTGCCCACGCTCAAGGAACTCGGCTACCCGATCGTCGCCATGTCGCCCTATGGCCTGGGCGGCCCGCGCGGCATGTCGGCGGCCGTCGTCTCGACGCTGCACGAGGCCTTCCGCAAGGCGATGTTCGATCCGGCGTTCGTGCACGAGATCGGCAAGTACGACCAGGAACTCAACTACCTCGGCCCTGCCGAGTACGGCCAGTGGCTGCGTGAGGAGTACGCCAAGGAGAGGATTGCCGTGCAGCGCATGGGGATGGCGCGTGCGCCGGGCTGA